In Blastococcus saxobsidens DD2, the genomic stretch ACCCCGAACGACGACAGCACCACCGCGGCCGGCGAGGGCTGGTCCGACGACATGGAGCTGGCCCCGGTGCACCCGGGCGAGCGGCCGGCGGCCGACACCGGCGACGACCGGCAGGGGGAGCGGCTGCAGAAGGTCCTGGCCCGGGCCGGAGTCGCCTCGCGCCGCGTGGTCGAGGACATGATCGACGCCGGGCGGATCAGCGTGAACGGCGCGCAGGTGCGCGTGCAGGGCATGCGGGTGGACCCGATGCGCGACAAGATCGCCGTCGACGGCGTCCGTCTGGAGATCCGGGACGACCGCGTCAGCTATGCGATGAACAAGCCGCCGGGTGTCCTCACCGCGATGAGCGACGACCGCAACCGCCCGACCGTCGGCGACATGGTGGGTGACCTCGCCCCCGGGCTGGTCCACGTGGGCCGGCTGGACCAGGACACCGAGGGCCTGCTGCTGGTCACCAACGACGGCGAGCTGGCCCACCGCCTGGCGCACCCGCGCTACGAGGTGCGCAAG encodes the following:
- a CDS encoding pseudouridine synthase, encoding MNTATPNDDSTTAAGEGWSDDMELAPVHPGERPAADTGDDRQGERLQKVLARAGVASRRVVEDMIDAGRISVNGAQVRVQGMRVDPMRDKIAVDGVRLEIRDDRVSYAMNKPPGVLTAMSDDRNRPTVGDMVGDLAPGLVHVGRLDQDTEGLLLVTNDGELAHRLAHPRYEVRKTYLAQVSGSVPRDLARRLRTGIDLDDGPVKVDSFRVVDTHAGQSVVEVVLHEGRKHIVRRLLAAVGLPVSRLTRTAVGPIELRAMRSGTIRKLSRQELGALQELVGL